The Saxibacter everestensis genome has a window encoding:
- a CDS encoding alpha-ketoglutarate-dependent dioxygenase AlkB family protein has protein sequence MNSSLFPAQPREIAPGAVHVPGWLSLDEQRELVTACRDWARGPVPMRSAKLPGGHSMSVQTVCLGWHWQPYKYSRTADDVDGRRVADFPEWMADLGRRALAEAHQDPAAGEGYNPDTALINFYDDQARMGMHQDKDEKAAAPVVSLSIGDTCLFRFGNTETRTKPYTDLDLASGDLFVFGGPSRFAFHGVPKIYPNTAAPETGLQGGRLNITMRVTGMA, from the coding sequence ATGAACTCAAGTCTGTTCCCTGCCCAGCCCCGCGAGATTGCGCCCGGTGCAGTACATGTGCCGGGCTGGCTCAGCCTGGATGAGCAGCGCGAACTAGTGACGGCATGCCGCGATTGGGCGCGCGGCCCGGTGCCGATGCGATCGGCGAAGCTGCCCGGCGGGCATTCGATGTCGGTGCAGACCGTCTGCCTCGGCTGGCACTGGCAGCCGTACAAGTACAGCCGCACGGCGGATGACGTCGACGGGCGCCGGGTGGCTGACTTCCCGGAATGGATGGCAGACCTGGGCCGGCGGGCGCTTGCCGAGGCACATCAGGACCCTGCGGCCGGCGAGGGGTATAACCCGGATACCGCGCTGATCAACTTCTACGACGATCAAGCCAGGATGGGAATGCACCAGGACAAGGACGAGAAGGCGGCTGCGCCGGTGGTCTCGTTGAGCATCGGGGATACCTGCTTGTTCCGGTTCGGCAATACCGAGACCCGGACGAAGCCCTACACCGATCTTGACCTTGCCTCCGGAGATCTCTTCGTCTTCGGCGGCCCGTCGCGGTTCGCCTTTCACGGGGTGCCGAAGATCTACCCCAATACTGCCGCCCCGGAAACCGGATTGCAGGGCGGCCGGTTGAACATCACGATGCGTGTCACCGGCATGGCTTAG
- a CDS encoding DNA-3-methyladenine glycosylase I produces MPDQHRVGTSPARPVRLSSSVSPSTSAEPSVDHAGSAGPSTSAEPSTVKSLGGVVVGDDGLARPAWAAVDPMMREYYDTEWGMPVSGEQAMYERISLEGFQAGLSWATILRKRPAFRAAFHDFDPDRVAGYTETDFERLMSDVGIVRNRLKIRATITNAQATIDLRSEGGLEEFVWSFKPAATPAPRSIDEVPTTSAESIALSKALRKKGFAFVGPTTMYALMEAVGVVDTHLIDSHRRGSSGVWR; encoded by the coding sequence ATGCCCGATCAGCACCGCGTCGGTACCAGCCCGGCGAGACCCGTACGCCTGTCGTCGTCCGTAAGCCCGTCGACGTCCGCCGAGCCTTCGGTAGACCACGCTGGCAGTGCAGGCCCGTCGACGTCCGCCGAGCCCTCAACGGTCAAGAGCCTGGGCGGCGTAGTGGTCGGCGACGACGGACTAGCGCGGCCAGCCTGGGCAGCGGTCGATCCGATGATGCGCGAGTACTACGACACCGAGTGGGGGATGCCGGTGAGTGGCGAGCAGGCGATGTACGAGCGGATCAGTCTCGAAGGGTTCCAGGCGGGGTTGTCCTGGGCAACGATCCTGCGCAAGCGGCCAGCCTTTCGCGCGGCCTTCCACGATTTCGATCCCGATAGGGTTGCCGGATACACCGAGACGGACTTCGAGCGGCTGATGTCTGACGTCGGTATCGTGCGCAACCGGCTCAAGATCCGAGCGACCATCACCAATGCCCAAGCCACTATCGACTTGCGCAGCGAGGGCGGCCTGGAGGAATTCGTCTGGTCATTCAAACCCGCGGCCACGCCGGCGCCACGGTCCATCGACGAGGTGCCAACGACATCCGCCGAATCAATCGCGCTGTCCAAAGCTCTCCGTAAGAAGGGCTTTGCGTTCGTCGGCCCGACCACGATGTATGCGCTGATGGAGGCGGTCGGCGTCGTGGATACCCACCTGATTGACAGTCACCGTAGGGGCTCCTCAGGCGTCTGGCGGTAG
- a CDS encoding VOC family protein produces the protein MPAVSSAPPGSPCWIDLASSDLEKAKEFYSQVFGWTAVDAGEEYGHYHNFSKGDALVAGVMQNSPDSGYPDGWTVYLASDDANATAEAATDAGGQVALEPMQVMGLGSMAVLSDAGGAMIGIWQPGEHKGFEVVEEAGAPTWFELHTRDFAKTVPFYEQALGWKTSVTGDTDEFRYTVLQEGGKQYAGIMDASKFLPEGVPAHWSVYIGTDDIDATLRRIEESGGSIVMPAENTPYGRLATAADPTGAVFKLRQ, from the coding sequence ATGCCTGCCGTTAGCTCAGCCCCACCCGGATCGCCATGCTGGATCGACCTGGCCAGTTCGGACCTGGAGAAGGCCAAGGAATTCTACTCCCAGGTCTTTGGCTGGACGGCGGTCGACGCCGGAGAAGAGTACGGGCACTATCACAACTTCAGCAAGGGCGATGCCCTGGTGGCGGGCGTGATGCAGAACTCCCCCGATTCTGGCTATCCGGATGGCTGGACGGTCTACTTGGCCAGCGACGACGCGAATGCTACTGCCGAGGCGGCAACCGATGCGGGCGGACAGGTCGCGCTGGAGCCGATGCAGGTCATGGGTCTGGGCTCGATGGCGGTGCTGAGCGATGCAGGCGGGGCGATGATTGGCATTTGGCAGCCAGGCGAACATAAGGGATTCGAAGTTGTGGAGGAAGCGGGAGCCCCCACCTGGTTCGAGTTGCACACCCGGGATTTCGCCAAGACGGTGCCGTTCTACGAGCAAGCCCTGGGCTGGAAGACATCGGTGACCGGCGACACCGATGAGTTCCGCTACACCGTGCTTCAGGAAGGCGGCAAGCAGTACGCCGGGATTATGGACGCGTCGAAGTTCCTGCCGGAGGGCGTTCCCGCCCACTGGTCGGTATACATCGGTACGGACGACATCGATGCCACCCTGCGAAGGATCGAGGAATCAGGTGGCTCGATCGTGATGCCCGCCGAAAACACGCCCTATGGCCGTTTGGCCACGGCAGCCGATCCGACCGGAGCGGTGTTCAAGCTGAGGCAGTAG
- a CDS encoding FMN reductase, producing the protein MTTRKIAVITAGLSQPSSTRLLADRLTQATAKSLAESEGNVEVTVIELRDLAHEITDNMLTGFPAGKLRDAIKAVTAADGVIAVSPIFSASYSGLFKSFFDVLDNKALIGKPTLIAATAGTARHSLALEHELRPLFAYLRAVVVPTAVFAASEDWGAGGEGSGDLSRRIARAAGEFATLLAGHIAGPDLSDEFSNLVPFEQQLAELQ; encoded by the coding sequence ATGACAACCCGGAAAATTGCCGTTATCACCGCAGGGCTGAGCCAGCCGTCATCCACCCGGCTGCTCGCTGACCGGCTGACCCAGGCAACTGCGAAGAGCCTGGCTGAAAGCGAGGGCAACGTAGAGGTGACCGTGATCGAACTTCGCGATCTGGCGCACGAGATCACCGACAATATGCTGACCGGTTTTCCGGCCGGCAAGCTACGGGACGCCATCAAGGCAGTCACCGCGGCGGACGGTGTGATCGCGGTCAGCCCGATCTTCTCCGCCTCATACTCCGGCCTGTTCAAGTCGTTCTTCGACGTTCTGGATAACAAGGCCCTGATTGGCAAGCCGACGTTGATCGCGGCAACCGCCGGCACGGCTCGGCACTCACTTGCGCTCGAGCATGAGCTCCGCCCGCTGTTTGCCTACCTGCGAGCCGTTGTCGTACCGACAGCAGTATTCGCAGCATCGGAAGACTGGGGTGCTGGCGGAGAGGGCTCGGGTGACCTTTCCCGTCGAATCGCCCGCGCGGCAGGTGAATTCGCGACGCTGCTCGCTGGCCACATCGCGGGCCCCGATCTCAGCGACGAGTTTTCGAACCTGGTTCCCTTCGAGCAACAGCTCGCCGAGCTCCAGTAG
- a CDS encoding MarR family winged helix-turn-helix transcriptional regulator has translation MSNVKLAAESWESLFRAQVTLMRRFAADDIWQPISMREYDVLFTLSHCPEGLRLNDLNEEILISQPSLSRMVERLEAKGLVVKEPAADDRRGTRIRLSEAGARMQKQIGRRHVASIAKYLGPALSDDEMKSLQLLCTKLRHAQAEIPD, from the coding sequence GTGAGCAACGTGAAACTTGCCGCCGAGAGCTGGGAGTCGCTGTTTCGAGCCCAGGTGACATTGATGCGCCGATTTGCCGCCGACGATATCTGGCAGCCGATCAGCATGCGCGAGTACGACGTGCTGTTCACCCTGAGTCACTGCCCGGAAGGCCTGAGACTCAATGACCTGAATGAGGAAATCCTGATCAGTCAGCCTTCGCTCAGCAGGATGGTCGAGCGTCTTGAGGCGAAAGGACTCGTGGTCAAAGAGCCCGCGGCCGATGACAGGCGAGGCACCCGGATCCGGCTGAGCGAAGCTGGAGCCCGGATGCAGAAGCAGATCGGCCGGCGGCACGTCGCCAGCATTGCCAAATACCTCGGCCCCGCGCTCAGTGACGACGAGATGAAGAGCCTGCAGCTGCTCTGCACCAAGCTGCGGCATGCCCAGGCAGAAATCCCGGACTAG
- a CDS encoding LLM class flavin-dependent oxidoreductase produces MQFGIFTVGDVTTDPTTGKTPSENERIKATLEIALKAEEVGLDVFATGEHHNPPFIPSSPTTTLGYIAAKTKNLILSTSTTLITTNDPVKIAEDFAVLQHLAEGRVDLMMGRGNTGPVYPWFGKDIRQGIPLAIENYQLLHRLWREEVVDWKGKFRTPLQSFTSTPRPLDGIPPFVWHGSIRSPEVAEQAAYYGDGFFHNNIFWPISHTRQMVELYRKRFEHYGHGTADQAIVGLGGQVFMRKNSQDAKREFRPFFDNAPVYGHGPSMEDFTRETPLTVGSPQEVIERTLGFRDHVGDYQRQLFLMDHAGLPLKTVLEQLDILGEEVVPVLRKEFAALRPAHVPEAPTFVSLKAARDAEAARSAEAARNAEAARSAEAGVEQGAAPPAAFPAGGSK; encoded by the coding sequence ATGCAGTTTGGGATCTTCACGGTCGGCGACGTCACCACCGATCCAACCACCGGCAAGACGCCATCCGAGAACGAGCGGATCAAGGCAACCCTCGAGATTGCGTTGAAGGCCGAAGAAGTCGGGCTGGACGTCTTCGCCACCGGCGAGCACCATAATCCACCATTCATTCCCTCTTCCCCGACGACAACGCTCGGTTACATCGCTGCTAAGACCAAGAACCTGATCCTCTCGACCTCGACAACGCTGATCACGACGAATGACCCGGTGAAGATCGCCGAAGACTTCGCCGTCCTGCAGCACCTTGCCGAGGGCCGTGTCGACCTGATGATGGGCCGCGGCAACACCGGGCCGGTATACCCATGGTTCGGCAAGGACATCCGGCAGGGTATTCCGCTGGCAATCGAGAACTACCAGCTGCTGCACCGGCTGTGGCGCGAGGAAGTTGTCGACTGGAAGGGAAAGTTCCGCACACCGCTACAGTCGTTCACCTCGACGCCGCGTCCGCTGGATGGCATACCGCCGTTCGTTTGGCACGGCTCAATCCGCAGCCCGGAAGTTGCGGAGCAGGCGGCCTACTACGGCGACGGCTTCTTCCACAACAACATCTTCTGGCCGATCTCGCACACCCGGCAGATGGTGGAGCTCTACCGCAAGAGGTTCGAGCATTACGGCCACGGTACCGCCGACCAGGCCATCGTCGGCCTCGGCGGTCAGGTGTTCATGCGCAAGAACAGCCAGGACGCAAAGCGGGAGTTCCGGCCGTTCTTCGACAACGCACCGGTCTACGGCCACGGACCATCAATGGAAGACTTCACCAGGGAGACGCCGCTGACGGTCGGAAGCCCGCAGGAAGTCATCGAGCGCACGCTCGGCTTCCGTGACCACGTCGGGGATTACCAACGTCAACTATTCCTGATGGACCACGCCGGCCTGCCGTTGAAAACCGTCCTCGAACAGTTGGACATCCTGGGTGAGGAAGTAGTGCCCGTGCTGCGCAAGGAGTTCGCGGCGCTGCGTCCCGCACACGTTCCCGAGGCCCCGACCTTCGTATCACTCAAGGCGGCCCGAGATGCCGAGGCGGCCCGCAGCGCGGAGGCGGCTCGGAATGCCGAGGCGGCCCGCAGTGCGGAGGCGGGAGTCGAGCAGGGCGCGGCTCCACCGGCAGCCTTCCCGGCCGGAGGTTCGAAGTGA
- a CDS encoding VOC family protein: MATQIFVNLPVKDLNRSVDFFTQLGFSFHEQMTDENATCMVVTEDIYVMLLVEDFFKTFTKKDVADASTSTEAIVALSVESREEVDEMVTKALAAGGAPSNDPMDEGFMYAWSFQDPDGHLWEVMYMDSSGIA; encoded by the coding sequence ATGGCCACTCAAATCTTCGTCAACCTTCCGGTTAAGGACCTGAACAGGTCCGTCGATTTCTTCACCCAGCTCGGCTTTAGTTTTCATGAGCAGATGACCGATGAGAACGCCACCTGCATGGTCGTCACCGAGGACATCTATGTGATGTTGCTGGTCGAGGACTTCTTCAAGACGTTCACGAAAAAGGACGTTGCGGACGCATCCACCTCGACCGAGGCCATCGTCGCGCTCTCCGTCGAAAGCAGGGAGGAAGTCGACGAGATGGTGACCAAGGCACTTGCCGCCGGTGGTGCGCCATCGAATGATCCGATGGATGAGGGCTTCATGTACGCCTGGAGCTTTCAGGATCCCGATGGACACCTCTGGGAGGTCATGTATATGGACTCTTCCGGGATTGCCTGA
- a CDS encoding MDR family MFS transporter yields the protein MTTTRTTPQEKRSDSSKRGIVLLFIGLMLSMLLASLNQTVLSTALPTIVGELDGVDHMLWIMTAFILASTIMMPVYGKLGDLLGRKGLLLIAISLFMIGSIFGGLAGDMTWLIVARVIQGLGGGGLMILSQAIIADVIPARERGKYMGIMGGVFAVSSVAGPLLGGWFTESIGWRWAFWINLPVGVLAFAAAVAFLHLPRHAKVTRRMDYAGMALLAVTTTCLILVASWGGKDYEWTSPTILGLALVTVVGAVAFVQVERRAEAPVIPLHLFKERNFSLTTAAGLLIGIAMFGAIGYLPTYLQMTTGADATEAGFMMIPMMGGLLVTSVISGQLVSKTGRYKWLPLVGSVILAVGLGLLSTLTTETPLWVFCCFIAVMGVGLGMSMQILVLIVQNSFPNSQVGTATASNNYFRQIGASLGTAVVGSLFTSRLADLLAERLPTAGNGPAGGANSLTPALVNSLPDAVRQPIIESYNDALTPLFLFMVPLAVIAAVLLCFVKEVKLATSIERDITVESIAEGELHISSTDATRTIDDPGVDESTPAETRSKVARP from the coding sequence ATGACGACCACCCGCACCACTCCGCAAGAAAAACGCTCGGACAGCTCCAAGCGCGGCATCGTCCTGCTGTTCATCGGACTCATGTTGTCCATGCTGCTGGCCTCGCTCAATCAGACGGTGCTCAGCACTGCGCTGCCGACAATCGTCGGCGAACTCGACGGCGTCGACCACATGCTGTGGATCATGACGGCGTTCATCCTGGCATCGACCATCATGATGCCGGTCTACGGCAAGCTCGGTGACCTGCTCGGCCGCAAAGGCCTGCTGCTGATAGCCATTTCGCTGTTCATGATCGGCTCGATCTTCGGCGGCCTGGCCGGCGATATGACCTGGCTGATCGTCGCGCGTGTCATTCAGGGTCTGGGCGGCGGCGGTCTGATGATCCTTTCCCAGGCCATCATCGCTGACGTCATTCCCGCCCGGGAGCGCGGCAAGTACATGGGCATCATGGGCGGTGTCTTCGCCGTATCCTCGGTTGCCGGTCCCCTGCTTGGCGGCTGGTTCACCGAATCGATCGGCTGGCGCTGGGCATTCTGGATCAACCTGCCGGTCGGTGTCCTCGCATTTGCTGCCGCTGTCGCCTTTCTGCACCTGCCCAGGCACGCCAAAGTCACTCGGCGAATGGACTACGCCGGAATGGCGCTCCTCGCGGTCACCACAACCTGCCTGATCCTGGTCGCCAGCTGGGGCGGCAAGGATTACGAGTGGACCTCGCCAACGATCCTCGGTCTGGCACTGGTGACAGTCGTCGGCGCGGTGGCTTTCGTTCAGGTCGAGCGTCGCGCCGAGGCGCCGGTCATTCCGCTGCACCTGTTCAAGGAGCGCAACTTCAGCCTGACCACCGCGGCCGGCCTGCTGATCGGCATCGCTATGTTCGGTGCGATCGGCTACCTGCCCACCTACCTGCAGATGACCACGGGAGCGGACGCCACCGAGGCCGGTTTCATGATGATCCCGATGATGGGTGGCCTTCTGGTGACCTCGGTGATCTCCGGACAGCTGGTCAGCAAGACCGGGCGATACAAGTGGCTGCCTCTTGTCGGTTCGGTGATCCTTGCCGTAGGGCTCGGCCTGCTGTCGACGCTGACAACCGAAACGCCGTTGTGGGTTTTCTGCTGCTTCATCGCGGTGATGGGCGTCGGTCTCGGTATGAGCATGCAGATTCTTGTGCTGATCGTGCAGAACTCGTTCCCGAACAGCCAGGTCGGCACGGCCACCGCGTCGAACAACTATTTCCGCCAGATCGGCGCTTCACTGGGAACTGCCGTTGTCGGCAGCCTCTTCACCAGCCGACTCGCAGACCTGCTGGCGGAACGGCTTCCCACAGCCGGAAACGGACCGGCAGGAGGAGCCAATTCTCTGACGCCGGCCCTGGTGAACAGCTTGCCCGATGCCGTTCGGCAGCCGATTATCGAGTCCTACAACGACGCGCTCACGCCGTTGTTCCTCTTCATGGTGCCTCTGGCCGTCATCGCCGCCGTGCTGCTGTGCTTCGTCAAGGAAGTGAAGCTCGCTACCAGCATCGAACGCGACATCACGGTGGAATCCATCGCCGAAGGAGAACTGCATATCAGCAGCACCGATGCGACCCGGACAATCGACGATCCGGGAGTGGATGAATCCACGCCAGCAGAGACGCGTTCGAAGGTAGCCCGGCCCTGA
- a CDS encoding TrkH family potassium uptake protein: MRSHGSALNQRFRRLVPGTLGPAIGRNTRWHPPQLIVLGFAGAILIGTLLLMLPFSRRGDGGAGFLEALFTSTSAVCVTGLAVVDTPVYWSFFGQFVILALMQVGGFGIMSFASLLGVVLAHRLGLQSKIAAAAETKSTGFGDVRSVLLGVVKVSLFVELIVAVVLTLRFVIGYDFDIGRAIWNGIFHAVSSFNNAGFALFSDNLMPFVGDPWVCLPIAAAIIIGGLGFPVLFELRRRYRMPHHWSMNTKLVLLGTVILLLGGTGFIAAIEWNNASSIGALGSADKLLASFFQSVVTRTAGFNSVDIGALDPVTWLGIDILMFIGGGSAGTAGGLKITTFGVLFFILYTEVQGGTAVNVFGKRLARSVHRQAITVVLLSVAFVVGATMALMLMTDFGLDRLLFEAVSAFATVGLSTGITAQLPAAGQVLLIVLMFVGRLGPVTLASALALRQRKSLYEFPRERPLIG; encoded by the coding sequence ATGCGTTCTCACGGCTCGGCGCTTAATCAGCGGTTTCGGCGGCTGGTACCGGGCACTCTCGGACCGGCGATAGGCCGGAACACGCGGTGGCACCCCCCGCAATTGATCGTGCTGGGATTCGCCGGTGCGATCCTGATCGGCACCCTGCTGCTGATGCTCCCGTTTTCCCGACGCGGGGACGGAGGCGCGGGATTCCTCGAGGCACTGTTCACGTCAACCTCTGCGGTGTGCGTCACCGGCCTGGCCGTGGTCGATACTCCGGTCTACTGGTCCTTTTTCGGGCAGTTCGTGATCCTGGCGCTGATGCAGGTCGGCGGCTTCGGCATCATGTCGTTCGCTTCGTTGCTTGGCGTGGTGCTTGCCCATCGCCTGGGACTTCAGTCGAAGATCGCGGCCGCTGCGGAGACCAAAAGCACCGGATTCGGCGATGTGCGTTCCGTGCTGCTCGGCGTGGTGAAAGTCAGCCTGTTCGTCGAGCTCATCGTCGCCGTCGTGCTGACTCTGCGGTTTGTGATCGGCTACGACTTCGACATCGGACGAGCGATCTGGAACGGCATATTCCACGCGGTGTCGTCGTTCAACAACGCGGGCTTCGCTTTGTTCAGCGACAATCTGATGCCATTCGTCGGTGACCCGTGGGTTTGCCTGCCGATCGCGGCGGCCATCATCATCGGTGGACTTGGATTCCCGGTACTCTTCGAACTCCGGCGCCGGTATCGGATGCCGCATCACTGGAGCATGAACACCAAGCTTGTACTGCTGGGAACTGTAATTCTGCTGCTTGGCGGAACCGGATTCATCGCCGCAATCGAATGGAACAACGCCTCGTCGATCGGAGCGCTGGGCAGCGCAGATAAGTTACTTGCCTCGTTCTTCCAGTCGGTGGTCACCAGGACCGCAGGGTTCAACAGCGTCGACATCGGAGCGCTGGATCCGGTGACCTGGCTGGGAATCGACATCCTGATGTTCATCGGTGGCGGATCGGCGGGGACAGCCGGCGGCCTGAAGATCACCACTTTCGGCGTGCTGTTCTTTATTCTTTACACCGAGGTGCAGGGCGGCACCGCGGTGAACGTGTTCGGCAAACGGCTGGCGCGATCGGTGCATCGGCAGGCCATCACAGTTGTCTTGTTGTCGGTCGCTTTCGTGGTTGGCGCTACGATGGCGCTGATGCTGATGACAGACTTCGGGCTTGACCGGCTTCTGTTCGAAGCAGTCTCGGCGTTCGCCACGGTTGGGTTGTCGACCGGAATCACCGCGCAGCTCCCGGCGGCCGGCCAGGTGTTGCTGATCGTGCTGATGTTCGTCGGGCGGCTTGGTCCGGTGACTCTGGCATCAGCGCTGGCACTCCGGCAACGCAAGTCACTTTATGAATTTCCTAGAGAGAGGCCGCTAATTGGCTAG
- a CDS encoding potassium channel family protein gives MPFTRSVERISGSEAVAVIGLGRFGGALATELIASGTEVLGIDIDEDLVQSYDGILTYVVRADSTREEVLRQLSVHEFDRVVVGIGTDLEASILTTSALLKFKTPTVWAKAISGPHGEILEQLGVHHVIRPEYDMGKRVAHLVRGSMLDYVEFEDDFAMVKTHPPEEAQNRPLVATGIRAKHGITVVAVKRKGGIWDYTTPQTVLYSDDEIIVAGPKSKAERFSSLL, from the coding sequence ATGCCGTTCACCCGATCGGTCGAGCGAATTTCAGGTTCGGAAGCGGTCGCCGTGATCGGGCTGGGCCGGTTCGGCGGCGCTCTGGCCACCGAGCTGATCGCCTCAGGCACCGAAGTGCTGGGGATCGATATCGATGAAGACCTGGTGCAGTCCTACGACGGCATACTGACCTACGTCGTTCGAGCTGATTCCACCCGCGAGGAAGTGCTCCGGCAGCTCTCCGTGCACGAATTCGATCGGGTCGTGGTTGGCATCGGAACCGACCTCGAGGCCAGTATCCTGACCACCTCGGCGCTGCTGAAGTTCAAGACGCCGACCGTGTGGGCGAAGGCGATCAGCGGCCCGCACGGCGAGATTCTCGAACAGTTAGGCGTGCACCACGTGATCCGGCCCGAGTACGACATGGGGAAACGGGTCGCGCACCTGGTCCGGGGCTCGATGCTCGACTACGTCGAGTTCGAGGACGATTTCGCCATGGTGAAAACGCATCCGCCGGAAGAAGCCCAGAATCGGCCGTTGGTTGCCACCGGCATCCGGGCAAAACACGGGATCACCGTTGTGGCGGTCAAGCGCAAGGGCGGCATCTGGGATTACACCACGCCGCAAACAGTGCTCTACTCGGACGACGAGATAATCGTCGCTGGGCCGAAGAGTAAAGCGGAGAGATTCAGCTCACTGCTGTAG
- a CDS encoding ABC transporter permease translates to MTGFMAALVEAWQELRIHKLRVLLSLIGVAVAVCALTTVVALGNIAEQASIEAQERSSGRPALFSITMFNDSGETTADFQEVRLKIGDVMDRHGISYSSPAALTTVGARTPSGKQSIDMTIVDQPYADMHRVSATQGRWFTRADGELYGPAIVVDQKFLDAMGVERLDQARSVTLAGDRDVKATIVGVIDGDPYTEAPTGYILSDSYQRWFSSVESTVEPSWEMWVPLDNAEELGTSVQGELQKQMPGWSVDVSRQDYLTWGGDDGLGVIKTVLAGISVLVLLLGALSLLNVALVTIKQRVREIGIRRSFGATSGRVFFSVMMESVVATLAAGVAGVIASIAVVNSSLVRNFIGEGVVDLPPFPLWAAGVGLGTSLFVGALAGLLPALVAVRVKIIDAIRF, encoded by the coding sequence ATGACCGGCTTTATGGCGGCACTCGTCGAGGCGTGGCAGGAGCTGAGGATCCACAAGCTGCGCGTGCTGCTCTCTCTCATCGGAGTTGCCGTCGCGGTCTGCGCCCTGACGACGGTGGTAGCGCTCGGCAACATCGCCGAGCAGGCCTCCATCGAGGCGCAGGAACGCTCATCCGGGCGTCCCGCCCTCTTCTCGATCACAATGTTCAACGACAGCGGCGAAACAACGGCCGACTTCCAGGAAGTGCGGCTGAAGATCGGCGACGTGATGGATCGGCACGGCATCAGCTATTCCTCGCCTGCTGCGTTAACGACTGTCGGCGCGCGAACGCCGTCGGGCAAGCAATCAATCGACATGACGATCGTCGACCAGCCTTACGCCGATATGCACAGGGTCAGCGCAACCCAGGGACGATGGTTCACCCGCGCCGACGGCGAGCTGTACGGGCCAGCGATCGTAGTGGACCAGAAATTCCTGGACGCCATGGGAGTCGAGCGACTCGATCAGGCGCGCAGCGTCACCCTCGCCGGCGATCGCGATGTGAAGGCGACGATTGTTGGCGTCATCGACGGCGATCCCTATACGGAGGCACCGACAGGCTACATATTGTCCGACTCCTATCAGCGGTGGTTCTCATCGGTGGAATCCACTGTGGAACCAAGCTGGGAAATGTGGGTTCCGCTCGACAACGCCGAGGAACTCGGCACCTCGGTACAGGGAGAACTGCAGAAACAGATGCCGGGCTGGTCCGTCGACGTCAGCCGACAGGACTACCTCACCTGGGGCGGGGACGACGGCCTCGGCGTGATCAAGACAGTGCTCGCCGGAATCAGCGTTCTCGTCCTGCTGCTCGGCGCCTTGAGCCTGCTGAACGTCGCACTGGTCACTATCAAGCAGCGGGTTCGGGAAATCGGAATCCGACGCAGCTTCGGCGCCACGTCCGGACGGGTTTTCTTCTCGGTGATGATGGAAAGCGTCGTCGCTACCCTGGCCGCCGGAGTTGCCGGCGTCATTGCATCCATAGCCGTAGTCAACAGCTCATTGGTCCGCAATTTCATCGGCGAAGGCGTGGTTGATCTGCCGCCGTTCCCGCTTTGGGCGGCTGGAGTCGGCCTTGGCACCTCCCTGTTCGTCGGCGCACTCGCCGGGCTGTTGCCGGCGCTCGTCGCGGTCAGGGTGAAAATCATCGACGCGATCAGGTTCTAG
- a CDS encoding ABC transporter ATP-binding protein, translating into MLGVTPLLELSEVTRTVKLPDDQDLHILTGVSLSVHPGDHVGIIGRSGTGKSTLLNLLGLLDRPTTGTLRWAEHDVRRLSQRVAARIRGRDVGFVFQQFNLLPGRTALENVAAPLMYATGKEFWNRNRLAARMLERVGLGERLNSMPEKLSGGEQQRVAIARALVRGPKVVLADEPTGALDVETGTSVMNLLDGVTHETGAALITITHDINIAQMARRRFRLTGGRLVALREDGE; encoded by the coding sequence CTGCTAGGCGTGACGCCACTGCTGGAACTGTCGGAGGTGACCCGGACGGTGAAGCTGCCTGACGACCAGGACCTGCACATCCTGACGGGGGTCTCGCTTTCGGTGCACCCAGGCGATCACGTTGGCATCATCGGCCGGTCCGGCACCGGAAAGTCGACCTTGCTCAACCTGCTGGGACTGCTCGATCGGCCAACGACCGGAACACTGCGGTGGGCCGAGCACGATGTCCGCCGGCTGTCGCAACGCGTCGCAGCACGGATTCGCGGTCGCGACGTCGGTTTTGTCTTTCAGCAGTTCAATCTGTTGCCCGGCCGAACCGCCCTGGAGAACGTCGCGGCTCCGCTGATGTACGCGACCGGGAAGGAATTCTGGAATCGGAATCGCCTCGCTGCCAGGATGCTGGAGCGGGTAGGACTTGGCGAGCGGCTCAATTCGATGCCGGAAAAGCTATCCGGTGGCGAACAGCAGCGCGTCGCCATTGCACGGGCGCTCGTCCGCGGGCCGAAGGTGGTGCTCGCCGACGAGCCGACCGGGGCACTCGACGTCGAAACCGGCACAAGCGTTATGAATCTGCTGGACGGCGTCACGCACGAAACCGGCGCGGCACTTATCACCATCACGCACGACATCAACATCGCCCAAATGGCACGCCGCCGATTCCGGCTTACCGGCGGAAGACTTGTCGCCCTGCGGGAGGACGGCGAATGA